TGCGGCTCACCCTGGAGGTGGCCCGGGCGGTCCGCGCCGCGGTCGGCGAGTCGGTGCCGGTGCTGACCCGCATCTCCGCCACCGACTGGGTCGACGGCGGCTGGACCGTCGACGACAGCGTGGTGCTCGCCGGCGAGCTGGCCGCCGCCGGGGTGGACCTGGTCGACACCTCCTCCGGCGGCGCCTCCGCCGCGGCGAGCGTCCCGGTCGGCCCGGGCTACCAGGTGCCGCTGGCCGCCCGGATCCGCCGGGACGCGGGCGTGCCGACCGGCGCGGTGGGCCTGATCGTCGAGCCGGAGCAGGCCGAGCAGATCGTCGCCGGCGGCGAGGCGGACCTGGTCCTGCTCGGCCGCGAGCTGCTCCGCGACCCCTACTGGGCCCGCCGCGCCGCCGCCAAACTCGGCGCCACCCCCGCCTGGCCCCACCAGTACACCCGCGCCTTCTGACCCGACCCAGCTCGGCGATGTGGCGGTATCCCCGCTTCGGGATACCGCCACGTCGCACATCTGGAGCCGGTCACCCCGCCAGGTGACCCCAGCGGGCTTCCAGGTCGCGCCACCGCCCCTGGGCCGCCACCGTCCCGTCGACCAGCACCACCACGTGGTCCGCCCGGACCAGCGCGGCCCGCTTGGCGGTCGAGCCGACCACGGTCACCCCGTGCTCGCGCAACGCCGCCCAGAGCGCCAGCTCCGTGGTGACGTCCAGGGCGGACGACACGTCGTCGGCGACCAGCAGCTCGGTACGCGGCGCCAGGGCCCGGGCCAGCGCCAGGCGCTGGAGCTGACCGCCGGAGAGGCGGGTGCCCTTGTGCCCGATGAGCAGTCCGAGCCCACCGCCGGCGGCGGCCAGGTCGTGGTCGAGCTGGGCGGTGGTCACCGCGTCGGCGGCGTCCACCTGGTGCCCGAGCGCGATGTTGTCGGCCACCGTGCCGGAGAGCACCCGGGGCAGCTGCCCCACGTACCCCACCTGGTTGGGGCGGAGGAACAGCTCCGGCTCGGTGACCGGCTCGCCGTTCCAGCGCAGCGTCCCGGTGTGGTGCACGATCCCGGCCAGGGCCCGCAGCAGCGACGACTTGCCGGACCCGACCGGGCCGACCACCAGCACCAGCTGCCCGCGCTCGACGGTCAGGTCGACGTCCCGGGCGGCCAGGATGCCGTCCGAGTGCAGCGCGCCGAACCCGGCCAGCTCCAGCCGGCGCAGCGGGTGCCGCGGCGGCGGCTCCGGCGCGGGCGCCGTCCCGGCGGCCAGGTCCACCTGCGGCACCGCCGCGGAGTACGCCGCGACCCCGGTCATCGCCACCGTCCGCCGGGTCCACACCCGGGCCGACGGGTAGTTCGACACCAGGGACGCGGTGGTCCAGGCGAACCAGCGGGCCGCGCCGAGCGTGGAGACCGCCACCAGCGTGGCCCCGGCGGAGAGCCCGCCGGCCAGGTACAGCCCCCACGCCGCGATCGGCAGCAGGCCGCTGGCCAGTGACGGGGTGGACCGGGCCCACACCTGCATGGCGATCTCCCGGCGCTGCCGGTCGCTGCGCACGGTGTCCAGCGCCGCGAGATGGTGCAGCACCGGGCCGGTGGCACCGGCGAGCTTGACCGTACGGGCGGCGGAGAGCGAGGAGACCAGCGCGGTGGCGAACGCCGCCCGGGCCTTGACCGTGCCGCGGGCGCTACGTTCCAGCCGGGGCGCGAACAGGGTCGCCGCCAGCCCGGAGACCACCATCGTGCCGAGGAAGAACAGCGCCGGTACGAAGCTGCCGGTCACCGCGGTCATGGTGATCAGGATGGCCAACGAGATGAACTGGTCCATCAGGTTGTCGGCGAGCTGCACCACCCGCTCGGTGTCGCCACCCTGCGCCACCACCTCGGCCGGGGTGTGCCCGCTGACCCGGCGTGCCCCGGTCTGGCCGTGCACCAGGCGGGCGCTGATCCGCAGCATCTGCCGGATCCACCACTGCGGGAACCACAGGTTGGTCAGGTACGGCAGCGGCAGCACGACGAGCAGCGCGGCCACGATGCCCAGCGCCGGCAGCCACGGGTCTCCCCCAGCGACCACCTCGGCCCAGAGCCAGGGCAGCACCGCGCCGTCCAGCCCGAGCAGGGTCAGCACGATGAACAGCCCGACGGAGATCAGACCGTACCGCGGGTCGTTGGTGCCCAGCCGCAGGATCTCCCGCAGCGTCCGCGCGGCCGGCGCGGCGGGCAGCGGCGGCGGGTCGGTGCGCGGCACGGCGACCTGCCGCGGGTCGGTGGCCGGCGCCGCCGGCTCCGCCGGCTCGTCGTCCCACCCGTCGTCCGGGCCGTCCAGCAGCTCCACCCCGCCCCGCCGGCCGCCCGCACCGGCGTACGCGCTGGCGCGGCTGGTCGCGAGCAGCTCGGCGAAGCGGGCCGACTCCCGCAGCGGCCCGGCCTCCAGCACCGCGCCGTCGCCCATCACCACCACGTCGTCGCAGCGGCGCACCGAGGAGAGCCGGTGCGCGATGACGATGCCGATCCGGTCGGTGAGCAGGCGCTCGGTGGCCTGGCGGACCCGGGCCTCGGTGACCGGGTCGAGCCGGGCGGTGGCCTCGTCGAGGATCACCACGCGCGGGTCCCGAACGAGGATCCGGGCGAACGCCACGAGCTGTTCCTGCCCGGCGGAGAGGACGTGCCCGCCCTCGCCCAGCTTGGTGTGCACCCCGTCCGGGAGTTCCGCGATCCAGCCGGCGAGGCCCAGCTCCTCCAGCGCCCGGGTGGCGTCGTCGAGCAGGGCCGGGTCGAAGAGCGCGACGTTCTCGGCGAGGGTGCCGGCCAGGATCTCGGTGCGCTGCGGCACCACCGCGATCCACCGGCGCAGCGCCTCGACATCCAGGTCGACCAGGTCGGTGTCGCCGAGGAAGACCGTGCCGCGCGGCACGTCCACGGCCCGGGTGAGCACCTTGGCCAGGGTCGACTTGCCCGAGCCGGTCCGCCCGACCAGGGCGTACGACCGGCCCCGGGCGAAGGTGAGCCGGACGTCGCGCAGCGCCGGTCCACGCTCGTCCCCGGCGGCCGGGTAGCGGAAGGTGAGCCCGCGCACGATCAGGTCGCCGTCGACCGGGGTGGCACCGCCGGCCGGTTCCTGCCGCGCGGCGGAGAGCAGCTGCACCCGGGCCCAGGCGCCGAGCGCGTACTGCAGGTGCGGCACCCAGCGGGCGATGTGCTCGACGGTCGCGCCGAAGGCGAGCGCGAGCAACCAGATCGCGGTGAGCCGGGCGCCGTCCACCCGGTCGGTGGCGAGCGCCCAGGCCCCGGCGAGGACCACGGCGGCGATGCCGGCCCGGATGGCGCCCGCCGCGATGGCGGTGACCCGGGCGGACATCCGGAAGACCCGGCCGCCCCGGGCGATCACCTCGGCGGCCCGCCGGGCGTAGAGCCGCAGCACGTACGGCCGGGCCAGGCTGGTCCGCACGTCGTCCTGGCCGTGCACCGCCTCCTCCATCACGGCGGCGAGGTCGGACCAGGCCTCCTCCTCCATCATCCGGGCCGGGGCGATCCGGGCGGTGGGGCGGCGCAGCAGCACCGCGAGCAGCGCGGTCAGCAGGATCATCCCGACGCCGGCGGGCCACCAGACGATCAGTGCGCTGACCGTGGCGAGCAGGCAGACGGCGAGCCCCTGGACGAGGCGTACGCCGGTGTTCCGCATCTCGGAGGCGACCTGGTAGACGTCGTTGTCGATCCGGTCGAGCAGCTCGCCGACCGGGGTGGTCTCCAGGGTGGGCAGGTCCTGCCCGAGCGCCACCCGGCAGAGCCGGCGGCGTACGTCGGCGGACCAGTCGGCGGTGAGGCGGGCCATCACCAGCCCGATCACCAGGTCGGTGACGACCGCGGCGACCAGCGCCGCGGCCAGGACGGCGAACCAGCCGACCGAGCGGTGCACCAGCACCGGCCCGGCCAGCGCCGACGCGGCCGCCTGGCCGCCGGCACCGAGCACGATGAGCAGTCCGACGACCGCCATCCGACGGGGTGCGGTGGCCCAGAGATCGCGGAGCAGGCGCATGGAAAGTCCTCCGGACTCGGGTCGGTGGGGGCGGTGTCCCCAGCCTCACCCGGCCGGCCCTGGCCGCTCAAACGAATTACCGCGACGGCATCACGTCTGGGCGACCCGGCGGACGATGCCGAGCAGCGCCTCCTGCACGTCCTCGATGGGCCGGTCGGGCTGGAAGACCAGCCAGTCCACCGCCACCACCAGGCCCACGCCGAACAGCGCCGAGCTGGCCGTCCGCACGTCCAGGTCGGCGGGGAGGTCGCCGCTGGCCACGCCGGCCCGTACGGTCTCGGCGATCACCTCGATCGCCTCCCCGCGCAGCAGCCGCAGGGTCTGCTGCCACTCCCGGTTGGTCCGCCACATCTCGGAGAGCAGCAGCTGGGCGAAGGCCCGGTAGCGGCGGATGTACTCCAGCTCGGCGCGGACCAGCGCGGCGAGCGCCTCGCGGGGCGGCAGCCCGTCGACCGCGGCCCGGAAGTCGGCGGTGAGCAGGCCGATGCCGTGGCGCAGCAGCTCCTCGAAGAGGACCGTCTTGGACTCGAAGTTGTAGTAGACGGTCCCCTTCGCCACCCCGGCCCGGGCCGCGATGTCGTCCACGGTGGTGGCGGAGAAGCCCTGCTCGGCGATGAGTTCCACCGCCGCCACGAAGAGGCGCTGGCGGGTGTCCTCCCGCCGCCGCGACCGTCCGTCCGCCACTCGCCCTCCCCGTCGACCCGTCCGGTACGGGCCGCCGCTGCGACCCGTGCCCGGGGCCGGCGGCACCACCGTACGGCCCATCAGCATCCTCACATGGTCAGTTCGGGGTGCAGCTTGGCCGGGGTGAGCCGGCGGGACCGGCGCGCCGCGCCGACGGTCAGCACCATCGCGCCCACTCCGAACGCGACCAGCAGCAGGGCGCCGGTGACCACCGGCGCGGCGGGTCCGCCGTTGATCGTGTGCCGCAGGCCGGCCACCACGTACGTCATCGGCAGCCAGGGGTGGATCGCCTGGAAGAAGCCGGGTGACGTCTGCACCGGGTAGGTGCCGCCGGAGGAGGTGAGCTGGAGCATCAGCAGGGCCAGCGCGGCCAGCCGGCCGGCCGGGCCGAGCGCCACGCCGAGCAGCTGCATGATCGCGGTGAACGCGAGCGAGGTCAGCGCGAGCAGCCCGAACGTCGCCACCGGGTGCGTCGGGTCGAGGCCGAGCGCCAGGGTGACCACGGTGAAGAGCACGGTGACCTGGGCCAGCCCGATAGCGGCGGCGGGCAGCCAGCCGGCGAGGGCGACCCGCCAGCCGGGCGCGTCGGACATCACGTGTCGCCGGTTGACCGGCCGCAGCAGCATGTACGTGATCATCGCGCCGACCCAGAGAGCGAGGGCCAGGAAGTAGGGGGCGAAGCCCACCCCGTACGAGCCGGCGGGGTGGTGCGCGGTGCGGATCAGGCCGACCGGGTCGCCGAGGACGTCGGCGCGGCTCTTCGCGTCGTGGTAGCCGGGCAGCTTCCGCTCGCCGGCCGCGAGCCCGTCGGCGAGGTCGCCGGCACCGCCCTCCAGCTTGGTGAGCCCGTCGGCGAGACGGTCACTGCCGTTGCTGAGCTGGGCGAGGCCGCCGTCGAGCTGCCGGGCGCCGGTGGCGAGCCGGTAGAGGCCGCCGCTGAGCTGGTCGGCGCCGTCGGCCGCACTGCCGAGTCCGTCGCGGAGCTTGGCGCTGCCCTGGGCAAGGGTGTCGAGGCCGTCGGCGAGCTGGTCGACCTTGGCCCGGGCGGCGGCGATGTCGTCGGCCAGGTGCGGCGCGGCGGCGGCGACCTCCCGGGCGGTCTGCGCCACCTCGGTCAGCTGCTTCTTCAGCGCGGCCAGGTCGCTCTGGTCGAGCGCGGACGCCATCGCCCGAGCCGTGGTGACCGCCTGGTCGGCGGCCTTGCGGGCGGCGGCGAAGTTCGGGTCGTCGGCCAGCTCGGGGTGGTCCTTCGCCACCGCGTCGAGGCGGTCGCGGACCTCCACGGCCAGCCCCACCACCTCGTCGGCCTTGGCCGGCAGCGCGTCGAGGCCGTCCGCGAGGCTCTGCGCGCCCTCGGCGACCAGGTTGGCGGCCCGCTCGAGGTCGTCGGCGTGCTTGCGCAGCAGCGGCTCGTACGTGTCGGCGGCGGCGTCCACCTTGGCCGCGGCGGCCCTGGTCTCGGTGGCGGCCCGGTTGGTGCCGTCGGCGAGCTGCGCCGCGCCGGTGTAGAGCTGGTCGAGGCCGCTGGCGAGCTGGTCCGCGCCCCGCGCGGACTTGTCGAGGCCGCCGGCGAGCTGCCCGGCGCCGTCCTCGGCGGTGCCCAGCCCGTCGGCGATCTTCCCGGCGCCCGCCTGGGACGTGCCGAGCCCGTCGTGGAGCTTGCCGGCCCCGTCGGCGGCCCTACCGGTTTCGGCCTTGGCGTCGGTGAAGCCGATCAGCATCCTGTCGAAGTACGACGCGGCCGTGCTCTCCGCGGCGGCGGCCCGGATCTCGCTGAACGCGGAGCGGGCGAGCAGGCCGGAGAGGTAGTTGGTGGCGTCGTCGTTGACCACCTTCAGCTCGCCCTGGCGGGCCGGCCGGTCCGGCTCCGGGCTCGCCACCAGGGTGGCGGAGAAGTCCGCCGGGATGGCGAAGACCAGGTGGTAGCGGCCGTCGCGCAACCCCGCGGTGGCGTCGGTCTGGTCGGTGACGGTCCAGCCGAAGACCTTCCGGTCGAGCAGCTCCTCGGTCAGGTCCTGGCCGGCGTGCACCTCGCTGCCGTCGCCGGCCCGGGCCGGCCGGTCGGCGTTCACCAACGCCACCGGGATCCGGTCGAGGTTCCCGTACGGGTCCCAGAAGGCGTAGAGGTAGAGGGCGCCGTAGAGCAGCGGGATGACGGTGAGGACGGCCAGCGCGGCGCGCGGCAGCCGGCCCCGGGTCATCCGGCGCAGCTCGAAGAGCGCGAGCCGAACGACACTCATGCGATCACCTCGGGGGTGGGGTCCGGGTCCGCCGCGGCGCGCGGCGCGACCAGGGCGGGGGTGGGGAGGGACGGGTCGCCGATCCGGTGCACGAGCGCGGTGCCGCCCGGCTCGGCGGCGCGGGCGCTGGCGATCACGGCGTAGCCCTGGTCGGCGAGGCGGGCCAGGGCGGACCAGATCCACTCCCGTTCGGGGGCGTCGGAGCCGGCGTCCACGTCGTCGGCGACGATCAGGCTCGGGCCGCTCAGGCTGGCCAGCACCAGGCCGAGCACCTGCCGCTCGACGGGAGTGAGGTCCCGGCCGTACCGGTCGGGGTCGAGCGGGGCGTCGGTGAGGCCGGCGCCGGCGATGGCGGCGGCGAAGGCGTCGCGGCGGTACGCCCGCCGGGCGCGGACCGCGGCGACCGGAACGAGCTGCCGCCGGCGGCGCGGCACCGGCCCGAGCAGCAGCAGCCGCTCCTGGATGTGCTCGGCGACGGTCAGCGTCGGGTCGGGCTCGTGCACCCCGGCCACCTGGCCGAGCGCGGCGGGTCCCCGGCGGCGCAGCTCGCCGTCGGTGTGCGGGAAGCGCCCGGCCAGGGCGAGCAGCAGCGAGGTGCGGCCGCTGCCGGGCGGCCCGGTGACGGTGTGCAGCTCGCCCGCCTCGGCGGTGAGGTCCACGTCCCGGTACACCCAGCCGCGCCGGGTCCGCAGACCGAGCCCGCTGGCCTCGATGATCTTCATCGCTCCGTCCCGGCTTCTAGACTGACTGGTCAGTACAAAAACATTGTCAGCATAGCGCCGGCTGTCCGGTTCGACGCAATCGACGGCGGCGTGATCCCGGCCATGCCGCCGGGGGCGGGCTCAGAACAGCACGGTGGCGAGCGTGCCCACCGGGCGGAAGCCGCAGCGCTCGTAGACCCGCCGGGCGGGCAGGTTGAAGTCGTTGACGTAGAGGCTGACGGTCGGGGCGACCCGGGCGAGGGCGTCGCGCACCACCGCCGCCATCGCCGCGGTGGCGATCCCCCGGCCACGCCACTCGGGTGCCACCCAG
This sequence is a window from Micromonospora sp. NBRC 110009. Protein-coding genes within it:
- a CDS encoding YhgE/Pip domain-containing protein, with protein sequence MSVVRLALFELRRMTRGRLPRAALAVLTVIPLLYGALYLYAFWDPYGNLDRIPVALVNADRPARAGDGSEVHAGQDLTEELLDRKVFGWTVTDQTDATAGLRDGRYHLVFAIPADFSATLVASPEPDRPARQGELKVVNDDATNYLSGLLARSAFSEIRAAAAESTAASYFDRMLIGFTDAKAETGRAADGAGKLHDGLGTSQAGAGKIADGLGTAEDGAGQLAGGLDKSARGADQLASGLDQLYTGAAQLADGTNRAATETRAAAAKVDAAADTYEPLLRKHADDLERAANLVAEGAQSLADGLDALPAKADEVVGLAVEVRDRLDAVAKDHPELADDPNFAAARKAADQAVTTARAMASALDQSDLAALKKQLTEVAQTAREVAAAAPHLADDIAAARAKVDQLADGLDTLAQGSAKLRDGLGSAADGADQLSGGLYRLATGARQLDGGLAQLSNGSDRLADGLTKLEGGAGDLADGLAAGERKLPGYHDAKSRADVLGDPVGLIRTAHHPAGSYGVGFAPYFLALALWVGAMITYMLLRPVNRRHVMSDAPGWRVALAGWLPAAAIGLAQVTVLFTVVTLALGLDPTHPVATFGLLALTSLAFTAIMQLLGVALGPAGRLAALALLMLQLTSSGGTYPVQTSPGFFQAIHPWLPMTYVVAGLRHTINGGPAAPVVTGALLLVAFGVGAMVLTVGAARRSRRLTPAKLHPELTM
- a CDS encoding ABC transporter ATP-binding protein, which codes for MRLLRDLWATAPRRMAVVGLLIVLGAGGQAAASALAGPVLVHRSVGWFAVLAAALVAAVVTDLVIGLVMARLTADWSADVRRRLCRVALGQDLPTLETTPVGELLDRIDNDVYQVASEMRNTGVRLVQGLAVCLLATVSALIVWWPAGVGMILLTALLAVLLRRPTARIAPARMMEEEAWSDLAAVMEEAVHGQDDVRTSLARPYVLRLYARRAAEVIARGGRVFRMSARVTAIAAGAIRAGIAAVVLAGAWALATDRVDGARLTAIWLLALAFGATVEHIARWVPHLQYALGAWARVQLLSAARQEPAGGATPVDGDLIVRGLTFRYPAAGDERGPALRDVRLTFARGRSYALVGRTGSGKSTLAKVLTRAVDVPRGTVFLGDTDLVDLDVEALRRWIAVVPQRTEILAGTLAENVALFDPALLDDATRALEELGLAGWIAELPDGVHTKLGEGGHVLSAGQEQLVAFARILVRDPRVVILDEATARLDPVTEARVRQATERLLTDRIGIVIAHRLSSVRRCDDVVVMGDGAVLEAGPLRESARFAELLATSRASAYAGAGGRRGGVELLDGPDDGWDDEPAEPAAPATDPRQVAVPRTDPPPLPAAPAARTLREILRLGTNDPRYGLISVGLFIVLTLLGLDGAVLPWLWAEVVAGGDPWLPALGIVAALLVVLPLPYLTNLWFPQWWIRQMLRISARLVHGQTGARRVSGHTPAEVVAQGGDTERVVQLADNLMDQFISLAILITMTAVTGSFVPALFFLGTMVVSGLAATLFAPRLERSARGTVKARAAFATALVSSLSAARTVKLAGATGPVLHHLAALDTVRSDRQRREIAMQVWARSTPSLASGLLPIAAWGLYLAGGLSAGATLVAVSTLGAARWFAWTTASLVSNYPSARVWTRRTVAMTGVAAYSAAVPQVDLAAGTAPAPEPPPRHPLRRLELAGFGALHSDGILAARDVDLTVERGQLVLVVGPVGSGKSSLLRALAGIVHHTGTLRWNGEPVTEPELFLRPNQVGYVGQLPRVLSGTVADNIALGHQVDAADAVTTAQLDHDLAAAGGGLGLLIGHKGTRLSGGQLQRLALARALAPRTELLVADDVSSALDVTTELALWAALREHGVTVVGSTAKRAALVRADHVVVLVDGTVAAQGRWRDLEARWGHLAG
- a CDS encoding TetR/AcrR family transcriptional regulator encodes the protein MADGRSRRREDTRQRLFVAAVELIAEQGFSATTVDDIAARAGVAKGTVYYNFESKTVLFEELLRHGIGLLTADFRAAVDGLPPREALAALVRAELEYIRRYRAFAQLLLSEMWRTNREWQQTLRLLRGEAIEVIAETVRAGVASGDLPADLDVRTASSALFGVGLVVAVDWLVFQPDRPIEDVQEALLGIVRRVAQT
- a CDS encoding ATP-binding cassette domain-containing protein, whose amino-acid sequence is MKIIEASGLGLRTRRGWVYRDVDLTAEAGELHTVTGPPGSGRTSLLLALAGRFPHTDGELRRRGPAALGQVAGVHEPDPTLTVAEHIQERLLLLGPVPRRRRQLVPVAAVRARRAYRRDAFAAAIAGAGLTDAPLDPDRYGRDLTPVERQVLGLVLASLSGPSLIVADDVDAGSDAPEREWIWSALARLADQGYAVIASARAAEPGGTALVHRIGDPSLPTPALVAPRAAADPDPTPEVIA